Proteins from one Catenuloplanes atrovinosus genomic window:
- a CDS encoding ABC transporter ATP-binding protein: protein MTSLNTAVALHGVSRVYGSGSTAVRAADGIDIAFARGTWTAVMGPSGSGKSTLLHCAAGLERVDSGRVMLGETDITALNDDELSALRRTRIGFVFQSFNLIGSLTAEQNVALPLRLAGRRPAREEVRNALATVGLAERIRHRPRELSGGQQQRVAIARAMVTRPEVLFADEPTGALDTRAAHGVLELLRRSADGGQTIIMVTHDPAAAARADAVVFLRDGRIADRLVGADVRAVADRLVALEG from the coding sequence CCGCGGTGCGCGCCGCCGACGGCATCGACATCGCATTCGCCCGGGGCACCTGGACCGCGGTCATGGGCCCATCCGGTTCCGGGAAGTCCACTCTGCTGCACTGCGCCGCGGGCCTGGAACGCGTCGACAGCGGCCGGGTGATGCTGGGCGAGACCGACATAACCGCGTTGAACGACGATGAACTGTCGGCGCTGCGCCGTACCCGGATCGGCTTCGTCTTCCAGAGTTTCAACCTGATCGGCTCGCTGACCGCGGAGCAGAACGTCGCCCTGCCGCTGCGGCTGGCCGGCCGGCGGCCGGCGCGTGAGGAGGTCCGCAATGCGCTCGCCACGGTGGGATTGGCCGAGCGGATCCGGCATCGGCCCCGGGAACTGTCCGGCGGGCAGCAGCAGCGGGTGGCCATCGCCCGTGCGATGGTGACCCGGCCCGAGGTGTTGTTCGCCGACGAACCCACCGGCGCGCTCGACACCCGTGCCGCGCACGGCGTGCTGGAGCTGCTGCGCCGGTCCGCCGACGGTGGCCAGACCATCATCATGGTCACTCATGACCCGGCCGCGGCCGCGCGCGCCGACGCGGTGGTGTTCCTGCGCGACGGCCGCATCGCCGACCGGCTGGTGGGCGCCGACGTGCGCGCAGTCGCCGACCGCCTCGTCGCGCTGGAGGGCTGA
- a CDS encoding FtsX-like permease family protein has protein sequence MLSLSWAGFRERWTLFIGATVTVALGVGLVQSSLLLLISAATLAPPDGASPIARMRFATATEASVALIAVTLGFAALLAVFIISSTFAFAVEQRRRDLALLRLAGASRGHVRQLLLGEAVLLGAVGTVAGVPAGLALMAAQSWLLQRLGFVPDGFAGQWRGWILFVSAGTGIGLAVMGVLLAARRAARVRPLEALRDSGDTIRVMTIGRWSFGLLFAAGAAALIGLSPVGGAVGGQAMAMNVSVCAAIAFTLLGPALVPAVSRLLPSRAVGVLGELAGADLRDDVRRSASTAAPLIVLTGLLLGQAVASTSFAEAGRQEHRRDTVADLVVETTGPIGDRIASVPGVRSASTEAEVPVALTTGSGELRYTRLTSAVVIDPAGYRLAHPGSGDGLGALAGSAVARGPGADGFAAGDTVGVRVGDTDLGSLPVVAEVPSAIGGGATLLIPEDVLPAELLADAPVRTFVSVTEGTAPEQVAASLTGSGAEVLTQEEWLARDSAVSSATSTGVLVVVMGLGSLYALIGVVNSVVIGAATRRREFAAARAVGFTRGQVVRTALLESVHVTTAGLVLGGIAAAGTLVAALATTSAVTGDAIAAVPWPLVAAVVAGAFLITGVTTVATSLSATHGRLVELLGARE, from the coding sequence ATGCTGAGCCTGAGCTGGGCCGGTTTTCGTGAGCGGTGGACGCTGTTCATCGGGGCCACCGTGACGGTGGCTCTCGGCGTGGGGTTGGTGCAGTCCTCGCTGCTGTTACTGATCTCCGCGGCAACGCTGGCGCCACCGGACGGTGCGTCCCCGATCGCCCGGATGCGGTTCGCCACGGCCACCGAGGCGTCCGTGGCGTTGATCGCCGTCACGCTGGGCTTCGCGGCGTTGCTCGCCGTCTTCATCATCAGCTCCACCTTCGCCTTCGCCGTCGAACAACGCCGCCGCGACCTCGCGCTGTTGCGGCTGGCCGGAGCCAGCCGCGGCCATGTGCGCCAGTTGCTGCTCGGCGAGGCGGTGCTGCTCGGCGCGGTCGGTACGGTGGCCGGGGTACCGGCCGGGCTGGCGCTGATGGCGGCGCAATCCTGGCTGCTCCAGCGTCTGGGTTTCGTCCCGGACGGTTTCGCCGGTCAATGGCGCGGCTGGATACTGTTCGTCTCCGCCGGCACTGGCATCGGGCTGGCGGTCATGGGCGTCCTGCTCGCCGCCCGCCGCGCGGCCCGAGTCCGGCCGCTGGAGGCCCTGCGGGACTCCGGCGACACCATCCGCGTGATGACCATCGGCCGGTGGAGCTTCGGTCTGTTGTTCGCCGCCGGAGCCGCCGCCCTCATCGGGCTGTCCCCGGTGGGCGGCGCGGTCGGCGGGCAGGCGATGGCGATGAACGTGTCGGTGTGTGCCGCGATCGCGTTCACGTTGCTCGGTCCGGCCCTCGTCCCCGCGGTGTCCCGGCTGCTGCCCTCCCGTGCCGTTGGTGTGCTGGGCGAGTTGGCCGGAGCGGACCTGCGCGACGACGTCCGCCGCAGCGCATCGACCGCGGCACCGCTGATCGTGCTCACCGGCCTGCTGCTGGGGCAGGCGGTGGCCTCGACGTCGTTCGCCGAAGCCGGTCGGCAGGAGCACCGCCGCGACACGGTGGCGGACCTGGTCGTGGAGACCACCGGTCCGATCGGGGACCGGATCGCATCGGTTCCCGGGGTACGAAGCGCGTCCACCGAGGCCGAGGTACCGGTGGCGTTGACCACCGGCTCCGGGGAGCTGCGCTACACCAGGCTGACCAGTGCCGTGGTGATCGACCCGGCGGGCTATCGCCTGGCCCATCCGGGCAGCGGGGACGGCCTCGGCGCGCTGGCTGGTAGTGCGGTGGCCCGTGGCCCGGGCGCCGACGGCTTCGCCGCCGGCGACACCGTCGGCGTGCGGGTGGGTGACACGGACCTCGGTTCCCTGCCCGTGGTCGCGGAGGTGCCGTCCGCGATCGGCGGCGGTGCCACGCTGCTCATCCCCGAGGACGTGCTTCCCGCCGAGTTGCTCGCCGACGCTCCGGTACGCACGTTCGTCTCCGTCACCGAGGGCACCGCGCCGGAGCAGGTCGCGGCCTCCCTGACCGGATCGGGGGCCGAGGTCTTGACCCAGGAGGAGTGGCTGGCCCGAGACAGCGCGGTCAGCAGCGCCACCAGCACCGGTGTGCTTGTCGTCGTTATGGGGCTCGGCAGCCTCTACGCGCTGATCGGCGTCGTCAACTCCGTGGTCATCGGCGCGGCGACCCGGCGCCGTGAGTTCGCGGCCGCACGGGCGGTGGGGTTCACCCGCGGCCAGGTCGTGCGTACCGCTCTGCTGGAGTCCGTGCACGTCACCACGGCGGGCCTAGTCCTGGGCGGGATCGCCGCGGCCGGCACGCTCGTCGCCGCGCTGGCCACCACATCCGCGGTGACCGGTGACGCGATCGCGGCCGTGCCGTGGCCACTGGTCGCAGCCGTGGTGGCCGGTGCCTTCCTGATCACCGGGGTGACGACCGTGGCCACCTCGTTGTCCGCCACGCATGGCCGCCTGGTGGAACTGCTGGGAGCGCGGGAATGA
- a CDS encoding helix-turn-helix transcriptional regulator, with amino-acid sequence MTQTMRLTGRADEITAIRELLHAATGGHGGALVVRGPAGIGKTALIGAALKSHTDLRRVSTAGTGADTEPYAAVRRLCMPLLDKPTLLPEAFRGQLNMLFGTQPGTDPDPFAVGLTVQRFLVALAHTRGVVVVVEDAHALDPASAQVLAFAARRLRSSRVAMLLALRDDAAPAGSVDGGDAALIMRELPGLTLSGLADSDARSLLDTTPWAAIDPAVRERVVAEARGNPAALLTAPFDNQPGQPVTVSREPAWATRARQRYAAIAGALSTAARTVLLVAAAERFGDPLPVWRALGNLDISPPELTTAVTDAEQSGLVSIGAQVRFVHPLARSAVYHAAPPSLRREVHGRLADAVGADAGPDRASWHRSLAASGPDDRTADELEAAVETAGQRGGLPAAASFLESAALLTTDASQRAVRTLAAADTWERAGEPEHALALLGRAERAPLPEEHRTRAQSVRGRLRREPHLLLTVAATVQGASASEAVLDAHAAWVQTDGYGTPLAEHPAVAGLCRAMHARVSNRPGDLLARALIDRLAGDRETAAAELDRAAAAVREHPRTEDSRGHLLWLAAAAAAERWDDDGWRLLLDRHLTLARAGGAHASLPPALSMQALADIEAGVLHPSVEPAGPSYGEIVLAAWRGEGRRVRAIGAQLRGYGTDRAGGAFHRAADHAGAVLDNATGAYSSALDAAGRALADVPPGLTALLLPEYVEAAVYAGRPELAVAALDRHLPAADASRTAWAAGTAAACTALLAVAVEAEPLHRRAIALLDRVGLGIRHARARLRFGEWLADRGRAAEAAVELAAARDDLAAAGARAFARRAARALSRLSGGHGDNRLPDVLTRQELLVARQVAGGLTTREVAAALYVSPRTVDTHLRNVFRKLNITSRRELYGMELA; translated from the coding sequence ATGACACAGACGATGCGTCTGACCGGACGGGCCGACGAGATCACAGCGATCCGGGAGCTGCTGCACGCCGCCACCGGGGGCCACGGAGGCGCGCTGGTCGTGCGCGGGCCCGCGGGCATCGGCAAGACGGCGCTGATCGGCGCCGCCCTCAAGTCCCACACCGACCTGCGCCGGGTGTCCACCGCCGGCACCGGTGCCGACACCGAACCGTACGCCGCCGTGCGCCGTCTCTGCATGCCGCTGCTGGACAAACCCACGCTGCTGCCGGAGGCGTTCCGCGGGCAACTCAACATGCTGTTCGGCACACAGCCCGGCACGGACCCCGACCCCTTCGCGGTGGGCCTGACCGTGCAGCGCTTCCTCGTGGCCCTGGCCCATACCCGCGGCGTCGTGGTCGTCGTCGAGGACGCGCACGCGCTGGACCCCGCGTCGGCTCAGGTGCTCGCCTTCGCCGCCCGCCGGCTGCGCTCCTCACGGGTGGCCATGCTGCTGGCACTGCGCGACGACGCCGCTCCGGCGGGGTCCGTGGACGGCGGTGATGCCGCCCTCATCATGCGTGAGCTGCCCGGTCTGACCCTGAGCGGTCTCGCCGACAGCGACGCCCGGTCGCTGCTGGACACCACGCCCTGGGCGGCGATCGACCCGGCCGTCCGCGAGCGCGTCGTGGCCGAGGCCAGGGGCAACCCCGCCGCCCTGCTGACGGCTCCGTTCGACAACCAGCCGGGACAGCCGGTCACCGTCTCCCGCGAGCCGGCGTGGGCGACCCGGGCCCGGCAGCGGTACGCGGCCATCGCCGGCGCCCTGTCCACTGCCGCCCGGACTGTGCTGCTGGTGGCCGCGGCGGAACGCTTCGGCGACCCGCTTCCCGTCTGGCGGGCCCTCGGCAACCTCGACATATCGCCGCCGGAACTGACCACGGCGGTCACGGACGCCGAGCAGAGCGGGCTGGTCTCCATCGGTGCCCAGGTGCGGTTCGTCCATCCGCTGGCACGCTCGGCGGTGTATCACGCCGCGCCGCCGTCGCTGCGGCGCGAGGTACACGGCAGGCTCGCCGACGCGGTGGGAGCCGACGCGGGACCGGACCGCGCATCGTGGCACCGGTCGCTGGCGGCATCGGGACCGGACGACCGCACGGCCGACGAACTGGAGGCCGCGGTGGAGACCGCCGGACAGCGGGGTGGCCTGCCCGCCGCCGCCTCCTTCCTGGAGAGCGCGGCGCTGCTGACCACGGATGCATCCCAGCGAGCCGTCCGCACGCTGGCCGCGGCGGACACGTGGGAGCGCGCGGGCGAGCCGGAGCACGCCCTCGCACTGCTCGGCCGGGCCGAACGGGCGCCGTTGCCGGAGGAACACCGCACCCGCGCCCAATCGGTACGAGGCCGGCTGCGGCGGGAGCCGCACCTGCTGCTGACGGTCGCCGCCACGGTGCAGGGGGCTTCTGCGTCCGAGGCCGTGCTCGACGCCCATGCCGCGTGGGTGCAGACCGACGGGTATGGCACGCCTCTGGCGGAGCACCCCGCGGTGGCCGGCCTGTGCCGGGCCATGCACGCGCGGGTCTCGAACCGCCCCGGCGATCTGCTGGCCCGGGCGTTGATCGACCGGCTTGCCGGCGACCGGGAGACGGCCGCGGCCGAGCTGGACCGGGCCGCGGCCGCGGTGCGGGAGCACCCGCGCACGGAGGACTCACGCGGACACCTGCTCTGGCTGGCCGCCGCCGCGGCGGCGGAGCGATGGGACGATGACGGCTGGCGCCTGCTGCTGGACCGGCACCTCACCCTGGCCCGAGCGGGCGGCGCGCACGCGTCACTTCCGCCGGCACTCTCCATGCAGGCACTCGCCGACATCGAGGCGGGCGTGCTGCATCCGTCCGTGGAGCCGGCCGGGCCGTCGTACGGGGAGATCGTCCTGGCCGCCTGGCGCGGCGAGGGTCGGCGTGTCCGTGCGATCGGTGCGCAGCTTCGTGGATATGGGACCGACCGGGCGGGGGGTGCCTTCCACCGCGCGGCCGATCACGCGGGCGCGGTGCTGGACAACGCCACCGGCGCGTACTCGAGCGCGCTGGACGCCGCCGGCCGTGCGCTTGCCGACGTTCCACCGGGATTGACCGCCCTGCTGCTGCCGGAGTACGTGGAGGCGGCCGTCTACGCCGGCCGCCCGGAACTGGCCGTGGCGGCACTCGACCGGCATCTGCCCGCGGCGGATGCGTCCCGGACCGCATGGGCGGCCGGTACCGCTGCCGCCTGCACGGCGCTGCTGGCCGTCGCGGTGGAGGCCGAGCCGTTGCATCGACGCGCGATCGCACTGCTGGACCGGGTCGGTCTGGGTATCCGGCATGCCCGCGCGCGACTGCGGTTCGGCGAGTGGCTGGCCGACCGGGGCCGTGCCGCCGAGGCCGCCGTGGAACTGGCCGCCGCGCGGGACGACCTGGCCGCCGCGGGCGCGCGGGCGTTCGCGCGGCGGGCGGCGCGGGCGTTGTCGCGGCTGTCCGGCGGCCATGGCGACAATCGGCTGCCGGATGTGCTGACCAGGCAGGAGCTGCTGGTGGCGCGCCAGGTCGCGGGTGGACTGACCACGCGCGAGGTGGCGGCGGCGCTCTACGTGAGCCCTCGCACCGTCGACACGCATCTGCGCAACGTCTTCCGCAAGCTGAACATCACGTCGCGCCGCGAGCTGTACGGGATGGAGCTGGCCTGA
- a CDS encoding helix-turn-helix transcriptional regulator: MEDARNRPYGRRTELAALATAIAELESGIGGVVHIEGEPGSGKTTLATTALTAAERRGTQVLWATADRLSQHVPLAVMLGCLGVRADAADPRRAEIARMLAIAPRTLFPGDQATYQTVADELMVLVADLCADAPTAIVIDDMQWIDEASIVVFHRLGRAAGRLPLLLVGIHGTAPGHRTGGPFGVSRGDAGRTVVLGPLNEAETAALIGDMIGAPPSPALGAWTATAMGNPLHLRELLEELLRQGMIEVGEGRADLLPPGRDRVPPPLADALGGRLGLVAASVRHAVRTAALLGTVFAVADLAVLLQRPIAALAEDLLQAVAAGILVPAEEHLAFRHAVLHQTLYDAVPAAVRGVLHMDAARRLADARRAPLTVAEQLMRAGRVDQPWVGPWLTTAAPELISRAPRTAITLIERQLDGTDGAADERGDLRVALVRALLVSGQPDSAVSRAREALAVVSAPARRGALSWLLNRALIAAGDMPEATRTLSEALDEPQLPAIWRARLLGSLAMAQRAGNGHLDIADATARAALVEAENAGDAFATAYALADLWTGRSVRRDHPSALHHIDRALAVLGDQPDHTFLRILALHNRMFTLQNLARWGQARLTLQTARDVTRRAGRVVGNATGIHESVLLYWLGEWDDALAELAPLDDDTAGISYGGLRERGPLLLWHGVSALIAGRRDDRATHREHLRRAAALPVTTVADRENSDFLLAARAVAAEQAGDLRGATEILATVLDRTHGEMTLTHQWTADLVRLAAATDDRELVAAALRDCRMEAAAEVSPGRAATMLLRATGLAENDPGPLDEAVATYRVAGPPVDLAGALEDLAVVLAAVERESARAALTEAVELYSRFGATWDVRRAESRLRRHGVRRGVHGRRAGRAVTGWESLTDTERRVAFLVAEGSSTAEIAAGLFLGSRTVQTHVSRIIAKLGVRNRAEIVREALRHETPPK, translated from the coding sequence GTGGAAGACGCGAGAAACCGGCCGTACGGCCGGCGAACGGAACTGGCGGCACTCGCCACGGCCATCGCCGAGCTGGAGAGCGGCATCGGTGGTGTCGTGCACATCGAGGGTGAGCCGGGCTCCGGCAAGACCACGCTGGCCACGACCGCGCTCACGGCCGCGGAGCGACGCGGGACCCAAGTGCTGTGGGCGACGGCGGACCGCCTGTCACAGCATGTGCCGCTCGCGGTCATGCTCGGCTGCCTCGGGGTGCGCGCCGATGCCGCCGATCCCCGCCGTGCGGAGATCGCCAGGATGCTCGCGATAGCGCCGCGCACGCTGTTCCCCGGCGACCAGGCGACGTACCAGACCGTCGCCGACGAGCTGATGGTGCTCGTCGCCGATCTGTGCGCCGACGCACCGACCGCCATCGTCATCGACGACATGCAGTGGATCGATGAGGCATCCATAGTGGTGTTCCATCGGCTCGGCCGCGCGGCGGGCCGGCTTCCGCTGTTGCTGGTCGGCATCCACGGCACCGCTCCGGGGCACCGGACGGGCGGGCCGTTCGGCGTCTCCCGCGGCGATGCCGGGCGCACGGTCGTGCTCGGCCCGCTGAACGAGGCGGAGACGGCGGCACTCATCGGTGACATGATAGGCGCACCGCCGAGTCCTGCCCTCGGCGCATGGACAGCGACCGCCATGGGGAACCCGCTGCACCTGCGGGAACTGCTGGAAGAACTGCTCCGGCAGGGCATGATCGAAGTCGGGGAGGGGCGGGCCGACCTGCTGCCGCCCGGCCGCGACCGGGTACCGCCCCCGCTCGCCGACGCGCTCGGTGGCCGGCTCGGCCTGGTGGCCGCGTCCGTCCGGCATGCCGTACGCACGGCCGCTCTGCTCGGCACGGTCTTCGCCGTCGCCGACCTCGCCGTGTTGCTGCAACGCCCGATCGCCGCGCTGGCCGAAGACCTGCTACAGGCGGTGGCGGCCGGCATTCTCGTTCCGGCGGAGGAACACCTGGCCTTCCGGCACGCGGTGCTGCACCAGACGCTGTACGACGCGGTGCCGGCCGCGGTCCGCGGCGTGCTGCACATGGACGCAGCTCGCCGCCTCGCCGACGCCCGCCGCGCCCCGCTCACCGTGGCCGAGCAGCTGATGCGGGCGGGTCGTGTCGATCAGCCGTGGGTGGGGCCGTGGTTGACCACCGCGGCGCCGGAGCTGATTTCGCGCGCGCCGCGGACGGCGATCACCCTGATCGAGCGGCAACTCGACGGGACGGACGGCGCGGCGGACGAACGAGGCGACCTGCGCGTGGCGCTCGTCCGCGCGCTGCTCGTCAGCGGACAGCCGGACAGCGCGGTGTCCCGAGCCCGCGAAGCCCTCGCGGTCGTGAGCGCCCCGGCGCGTCGCGGTGCGCTGTCGTGGCTGTTGAACCGGGCCCTGATCGCGGCCGGGGACATGCCGGAGGCGACGCGCACGCTCAGCGAAGCGCTCGACGAGCCGCAACTGCCGGCGATCTGGCGCGCCCGGCTGCTGGGCTCCCTGGCGATGGCGCAGCGCGCCGGGAACGGTCATCTCGACATCGCCGACGCCACCGCCCGCGCGGCCCTGGTCGAGGCCGAGAACGCCGGTGATGCCTTCGCCACCGCCTACGCGCTGGCGGATCTGTGGACCGGCCGGTCGGTGCGGCGCGATCATCCGTCCGCGTTACACCACATCGACCGGGCACTGGCGGTATTGGGTGACCAGCCGGACCATACGTTCCTGCGCATCCTCGCACTGCACAACCGGATGTTCACGCTCCAGAACCTCGCCCGGTGGGGCCAGGCGCGCCTGACGCTGCAAACCGCCCGCGACGTCACCCGCCGCGCCGGCCGGGTCGTCGGCAACGCGACCGGCATTCATGAGTCGGTGCTGCTCTACTGGCTGGGGGAGTGGGACGACGCGCTGGCGGAGTTGGCACCGCTCGACGACGACACGGCCGGCATCTCCTATGGCGGCCTGCGGGAACGCGGACCGCTGCTGCTGTGGCACGGCGTCAGCGCGCTCATCGCCGGGCGCCGCGACGACCGGGCCACCCACCGCGAACACCTGCGCCGAGCCGCAGCGCTGCCGGTGACGACCGTCGCGGACCGGGAGAACAGCGACTTTCTGCTGGCGGCGCGGGCGGTCGCGGCCGAGCAGGCGGGCGATCTGCGTGGCGCGACCGAGATCCTGGCCACGGTCCTCGATCGCACGCACGGCGAGATGACCCTCACCCACCAGTGGACCGCCGATCTGGTCAGGCTCGCCGCGGCGACCGATGATCGCGAACTCGTGGCGGCAGCGCTGCGCGACTGCCGGATGGAGGCCGCGGCCGAGGTGAGTCCCGGCCGCGCCGCCACCATGCTGCTGCGTGCCACCGGCCTGGCCGAGAACGATCCGGGCCCGCTAGACGAGGCGGTGGCCACCTACCGGGTGGCCGGCCCGCCCGTGGACCTGGCGGGTGCGCTGGAAGATCTGGCCGTGGTGCTCGCGGCCGTCGAGCGGGAGAGCGCCCGCGCCGCGCTGACCGAGGCGGTCGAGCTGTACTCCCGCTTCGGTGCGACCTGGGACGTGCGGCGGGCCGAGTCGCGCCTGCGGCGGCACGGCGTGCGGCGCGGAGTCCATGGGCGGCGAGCCGGGCGCGCCGTGACCGGCTGGGAGTCGCTGACCGACACGGAGCGGCGGGTCGCCTTCCTGGTCGCCGAGGGGAGTTCTACCGCGGAGATCGCCGCGGGCCTGTTCCTCGGCTCCCGCACGGTGCAGACGCACGTCTCCCGCATCATCGCGAAGCTCGGCGTGCGGAACCGGGCGGAGATCGTACGCGAGGCGTTACGGCATGAAACCCCACCGAAATGA
- a CDS encoding helix-turn-helix transcriptional regulator has protein sequence MSFERQESLGAFLRAMRARIGPDEAGLPHYPGRRRRVPGLRRAEVAELAGVSTDYYTRMEQGRAGEVSAEVLDALTRVLRLSPSEAEYLLTLARPPVRSIVTPEPTTALRTILDAVRAPAYATNRRLDIVAANLPLRLLISPPGGRPEAPHNFVTWTFLDPYSRRLVSDWETSAAVTTAALRLQTAAAAADSETRELIATLRARSDDFVRLWDSPQVPDVWRGQQVARHPWAGEYHIDFETMEFPGDDNLTMAVYAPVPGTGSELVIDRLLHHWRGPDAGRFWDLTGAAEAQAS, from the coding sequence ATGTCGTTCGAGCGCCAGGAGTCGCTGGGAGCCTTTCTGCGGGCGATGCGGGCCAGGATCGGCCCGGACGAGGCCGGGTTGCCGCACTACCCCGGACGTCGCCGTCGGGTCCCGGGGCTGCGCCGCGCCGAGGTGGCCGAACTCGCGGGCGTCAGCACCGACTACTACACGCGTATGGAGCAGGGCCGGGCGGGAGAGGTCTCGGCCGAGGTACTGGATGCGCTCACCAGGGTTCTGCGGCTGAGTCCCTCCGAGGCCGAGTACCTGCTCACGCTCGCTCGCCCGCCGGTCCGGTCGATCGTGACCCCGGAGCCGACCACCGCCCTCCGGACGATCCTGGACGCGGTACGGGCTCCGGCGTACGCGACGAACCGGCGACTGGACATCGTGGCCGCCAATCTCCCGCTCCGGCTGCTGATATCGCCGCCGGGCGGGCGTCCCGAAGCGCCGCATAACTTCGTGACCTGGACCTTTCTGGATCCGTACAGTCGCCGGCTGGTCTCTGACTGGGAGACGAGCGCGGCCGTCACCACGGCGGCACTGCGCCTGCAGACCGCCGCGGCCGCTGCCGACTCCGAGACGCGCGAGCTCATCGCGACGTTGCGTGCGCGCAGTGACGACTTCGTTCGGCTCTGGGACTCGCCCCAGGTGCCGGATGTGTGGCGTGGCCAGCAGGTGGCCCGGCACCCGTGGGCGGGGGAGTACCACATCGATTTCGAGACCATGGAGTTCCCCGGTGACGACAACCTCACCATGGCCGTGTACGCCCCCGTTCCGGGGACCGGGTCGGAGCTGGTCATCGACCGTCTGCTGCACCACTGGAGAGGCCCGGACGCCGGCCGTTTCTGGGACCTCACCGGTGCCGCGGAGGCGCAGGCGAGCTAA